From Mytilus edulis chromosome 9, xbMytEdul2.2, whole genome shotgun sequence, the proteins below share one genomic window:
- the LOC139489318 gene encoding uncharacterized protein isoform X1, with product MIDIALLAGVAIVISSVVLVFGCVCHLFKRGSGFTTFENDLEGGFGNTVFSQDTSDISQVTFETIPDILAKTVTATALRPRISCTNTEIQKQSAKRVASFKAFPRSHLTYIKEMGVGWFGQVLVSEAYNMVTSSRSTRVVVKMMKDDANSIEQQLFLQDLSVYREMDHPNVLKLLGQCTEASPFLTIVEYASMGDLKSYLRKERQIVKTMKDGIVRMQFLTDMASGLQCLHVNGYLHHDFACRNCVVMSNMTVKIGDYGVAEDHFREDYYDNGQDLLPIRWMAPESISLTNSIWQVTEFTKQSNMWSFGVAMFEVTEYGHQPYKDLTDEMVLQNMIKAYPTSIELPHTDDPIKSQLYQMMQLCWQDSSHRPQIEEIHAQLQKIQSEKEAADEAEFERKWAKMSTREARVVKVEVHASDISGIKHNVVDDICAADFNSNSLPTHINVDEKGDNFNCEIVSGSIGHDSPISTPNRPTVHRSTSTPVGSNKDSNKVSNSQPSTPLSSVKDTNKVTRSQPSTPLSSVKDMNKVTRSQPSTPQVSDKDKNKVTNSQPTTPQVFAKDENKDSNSFSQKNTDKSTNDRNKVRNSQSTTGEDKSSISAQTLTNKDQTDIKLPKATNNDQVIASTDKDPVKLNNSIPDICLNGTKIENDPCSYSSFCETQLDLTVNKESKESQSVIPGGTDRNEEKKHKNENSVSFVNNEVTNSRDPSGQFNSVDSIIDFEEKYGETPNSVHKQEMLDNLPKSDNVEDIHSETNSKTDNIDDLSDENEEDEAEKLRLLKLTLSGVLLSTDVKSSVDENSGISSPTSDDMDIAREIYISKGMSAPPSKYTSTRSLNTILEDELLCEEEPQTKASELKFVEPSEEYNMSDPFIDSFEWDDYIGDELVGRVRSSDISPRESIDFPDWTMEQDSSSQDSEIHNDSKNEANRSGKSGRKINTSNLSDSEVKNSPLGALASTKSPKSPLGALASTKSPKSPLGAAAHSYVKHILSNRSSNTNKNVSFYSFSHNTDQDQEHGTSTTPLYNPMDEWEI from the exons ATGATAGACATAGCTCTACTGGCAGGAGTGGCTATTGTCATTTCCTCTGTTGTGTTGGTGTTTGGATGTGTTTGTCATCTCTTTAAGAGAGGATCAGGATTCACA aCATTTGAAAATGATTTGGAGGGTGGCTTTGGAAATACAGTCTTTTCCCAAGATACCTCTGATATATCACAAGTTACATTTGAGACCATCCCAGATATACTAGCCAAGACAGTAACTGCTACAGCATTGAGGCCTAGAATATCCTGTACCAATACAGAAATACAGAAACAGAGTGCTAAACGAGTCG CATCCTTTAAAGCTTTTCCTAGAAGTCATCTGACCTACATAAAAGAAATGGGTGTTGGCTGGTTTGGTCAG GTGCTTGTAAGTGAAGCATACAACATGGTGACAAGTAGTAGGAGTACACGTGTTGTTGTTAAAATGATGAAGGATGACGCTAACTCTATAGAACAACAACTATTCCTGCAGGATCTCTCTGTCTACAG AGAGATGGACCATCCCAATGTGTTGAAGTTACTTGGACAATGTACAGAAGCCTCTCCTTTCTTAACTATTGTTGAGTATGCTAGCATG ggAGATCTGAAGAGTTACCTAAGGAAAGAACGACAGATTGTAAAAACTATGAAGGATGGTATAGTAAGGATGCAGTTTTTAACAGATATGGCCTCTGGACTACAATGTTTACATGTCAATGGATATCTTCATCA tGACTTTGCTTGTCGTAATTGTGTGGTGATGTCAAATATGACTGTCAAGATTGGGGATTATGGTGTAGCTGAAGACCACTTTAGG GAGGATTATTATGACAATGGCCAGGACCTTTTACCAATCAGATGGATGGCTCCAGAGAGTATATCTTTAACTAATTCTATTTGGCAAGTTACTGAGTTCACTAAACAGTCAAATATGTG GAGTTTTGGAGTAGCCATGTTTGAAGTAACAGAATATGGACACCAACCATATAAAGATCTCACAGATGAAATGGTCTTACAGAATATGATTAAAGCTTATCCAACAAGTATAGAGTTACCCCACACAGACGATCCTATCAAATCACAGTT GTATCAGATGATGCAGCTGTGTTGGCAGGATTCGTCACATCGTCCACAGATAGAGGAGATTCATGCTCAGCTTCAGAAGATTCAATCTGAAAAAGAGGCTGCAGATGAAGCTGAGTTTGAGAGGAAGTGGGCCAAGATGTCCACACGGGAAGCTAGAGTTGTTAAAGTTGAAGTTCATGCCAGTGATATTTCGggaataaaacataatgttgtcGATGACATTTGTGCAGCAGATTTTAATTCCAATTCCTTGCCTACTCACATAAATGTTGAtgaaaagggagacaactttaaTTGTGAAATTGTCAGTGGAAGTATAGGACATGACAGTCCTATTAGTACTCCCAACAGACCTACGGTCCATCGTTCTACCAGTACACCTGTTGGGTCTAATAAAGATTCAAACAAAGTCAGTAATTCCCAGCCTAGTACTCCTCTATCGTCAGTAAAAGATACGAACAAAGTCACTAGATCTCAACCTAGTACTCCTCTATCGTCAGTAAAAGATATGAACAAAGTCACTAGATCTCAACCTAGTACTCCTCAAGTGTCAGACAAGGATAAAAACAAAGTCACTAATTCTCAACCTACTACTCCGCAAGTGTTTGCCAAAGATGAAAATAAAGACAGTAATTCTTTTTCTCAGAAAAATACTGACAAATCAACTAATGACAGGAATAAAGTCAGAAATTCTCAGTCCACCACAGGTGAGGACAAGTCATCTATTAGTGCTCAAACCCTTACAAACAAGGACCAAACTGATATTAAACTTCCTAAAGCTACAAACAATGACCAAGTTATTGCTTCTACTGACAAGGACCCGGTAAAACTTAATAACAGTATACCTGACATTTGTTTAAATGGTACAAAAATAGAGAACGACCCTTGTTCATACAGTAGCTTTTGTGAGACACAATTAGATTTAACGGTAAATAAAGAAAGTAAAGAATCCCAAAGTGTCATTCCCGGTGGTACAGATAGAAACGAagagaaaaaacataaaaacgaGAATAGTGTTAGTTTTGTTAATAATGAAGTTACAAATTCACGAGATCCTTCAGGACAATTTAATAGTGTTGATAGTATTatagattttgaagaaaaatatggCGAAACTCCTAATAGTGTTCATAAACAAGAAATGTTAGATAACTTGCCAAAGAGTGACAATGTTGAAGATATCCATTCTGAAACGAATAGTAAAACAGACAACATTGACGATTTGTCAGATGAAAATGAAGAGGATGAGGCTGAGAAATTAAGACTGTTAAAACTTACTCTATCAGGTGTATTATTATCGACAGACGTGAAAAGTTCTGTAGATGAAAATAGTGGTATATCTAGTCCAACATCAGATGACATGGATATTGCACGTGAAATTTACATTTCAAAGGGCATGTCTGCTCCTCCTTCTAAATATACATCAACTCGTAGTCTAAATACAATCCTGGAAGATGAACTTCTGTGTGAGGAAGAACCTCAGACTAAAGCCTCGGAACTTAAGTTTGTTGAACCTTCAGAGGAATACAATATGTCTGATCCTTTCATAGACAGTTTTGAATGGGATGACTACATTGGAGATGAACTAGTGGGCCGGGTCCGTAGTAGTGACATATCTCCTAGAGAGTCCATTGATTTCCCAGATTGGACTATGGAACAAGACTCCTCTAGTCAAGACAGTGAAATTCATAATGACTCAAAAAATGAGGCTAATCGGAGTGGAAAATCAGGAAGAAAAATTAATACATCTAACTTATCAGACTCTGAGGTAAAGAACAGTCCACTTGGGGCTCTGGCTTCTACTAAAAGTCCAAAGAGTCCACTTGGGGCTCTGGCTTCTACTAAAAGTCCAAAGAGTCCGCTTGGAGCTGCTGCGCATTCTTATGTAAAACATATCCTCTCTAATCGTTCATCTAACACTAATAAGAATGTATCTTTCTACTCCTTCTCTCATAATACCGACCAGGACCAGGAGCATGGTACCAGTACTACTCCCCTATATAACCCTATGGATGAATGGGAAATATGA
- the LOC139489318 gene encoding uncharacterized protein isoform X2, whose product MIDIALLAGVAIVISSVVLVFGCVCHLFKRGSGFTTFENDLEGGFGNTVFSQDTSDISQVTFETIPDILAKTVTATALRPRISCTNTEIQKQSAKRVASFKAFPRSHLTYIKEMGVGWFGQVLVSEAYNMVTSSRSTRVVVKMMKDDANSIEQQLFLQDLSVYREMDHPNVLKLLGQCTEASPFLTIVEYASMGDLKSYLRKERQIVKTMKDGIVRMQFLTDMASGLQCLHVNGYLHHDFACRNCVVMSNMTVKIGDYGVAEDHFREDYYDNGQDLLPIRWMAPESISLTNSIWQVTEFTKQSNMWSFGVAMFEVTEYGHQPYKDLTDEMVLQNMIKAYPTSIELPHTDDPIKSQLYQMMQLCWQDSSHRPQIEEIHAQLQKIQSEKEAADEAEFERKWAKMSTREARVVKVEVHASDISGIKHNVVDDICAADFNSNSLPTHINVDEKGDNFNCEIVSGSIGHDSPISTPNRPTVHRSTSTPVGSNKDSNKVSNSQPSTPLSSVKDTNKVTRSQPSTPLSSVKDMNKVTRSQPSTPQVSDKDKNKVTNSQPTTPQVFAKDENKDSNSFSQKNTDKSTNDRNKVRNSQSTTGEDKSSISAQTLTNKDQTDIKLPKATNNDQVIASTDKDPVKLNNSIPDICLNGTKIENDPCSYSSFCETQLDLTVNKESKESQSVIPGGTDRNEEKKHKNENSVSFVNNEVTNSRDPSGQFNSVDSIIDFEEKYGETPNSVHKQEMLDNLPKSDNVEDIHSETNSKTDNIDDLSDENEEDEAEKLRLLKLTLSGVLLSTDVKSSVDENSGISSPTSDDMDIAREIYISKGMSAPPSKYTSTRSLNTILEDELLCEEEPQTKASELKFVEPSEEYNMSDPFIDSFEWDDYIGDELVGRVRSSDISPRESIDFPDWTMEQDSSSQDSEIHNDSKNEANRSGKSGRKINTSNLSDSEDSDEDTTLLDTDKTLTEDGVEKE is encoded by the exons ATGATAGACATAGCTCTACTGGCAGGAGTGGCTATTGTCATTTCCTCTGTTGTGTTGGTGTTTGGATGTGTTTGTCATCTCTTTAAGAGAGGATCAGGATTCACA aCATTTGAAAATGATTTGGAGGGTGGCTTTGGAAATACAGTCTTTTCCCAAGATACCTCTGATATATCACAAGTTACATTTGAGACCATCCCAGATATACTAGCCAAGACAGTAACTGCTACAGCATTGAGGCCTAGAATATCCTGTACCAATACAGAAATACAGAAACAGAGTGCTAAACGAGTCG CATCCTTTAAAGCTTTTCCTAGAAGTCATCTGACCTACATAAAAGAAATGGGTGTTGGCTGGTTTGGTCAG GTGCTTGTAAGTGAAGCATACAACATGGTGACAAGTAGTAGGAGTACACGTGTTGTTGTTAAAATGATGAAGGATGACGCTAACTCTATAGAACAACAACTATTCCTGCAGGATCTCTCTGTCTACAG AGAGATGGACCATCCCAATGTGTTGAAGTTACTTGGACAATGTACAGAAGCCTCTCCTTTCTTAACTATTGTTGAGTATGCTAGCATG ggAGATCTGAAGAGTTACCTAAGGAAAGAACGACAGATTGTAAAAACTATGAAGGATGGTATAGTAAGGATGCAGTTTTTAACAGATATGGCCTCTGGACTACAATGTTTACATGTCAATGGATATCTTCATCA tGACTTTGCTTGTCGTAATTGTGTGGTGATGTCAAATATGACTGTCAAGATTGGGGATTATGGTGTAGCTGAAGACCACTTTAGG GAGGATTATTATGACAATGGCCAGGACCTTTTACCAATCAGATGGATGGCTCCAGAGAGTATATCTTTAACTAATTCTATTTGGCAAGTTACTGAGTTCACTAAACAGTCAAATATGTG GAGTTTTGGAGTAGCCATGTTTGAAGTAACAGAATATGGACACCAACCATATAAAGATCTCACAGATGAAATGGTCTTACAGAATATGATTAAAGCTTATCCAACAAGTATAGAGTTACCCCACACAGACGATCCTATCAAATCACAGTT GTATCAGATGATGCAGCTGTGTTGGCAGGATTCGTCACATCGTCCACAGATAGAGGAGATTCATGCTCAGCTTCAGAAGATTCAATCTGAAAAAGAGGCTGCAGATGAAGCTGAGTTTGAGAGGAAGTGGGCCAAGATGTCCACACGGGAAGCTAGAGTTGTTAAAGTTGAAGTTCATGCCAGTGATATTTCGggaataaaacataatgttgtcGATGACATTTGTGCAGCAGATTTTAATTCCAATTCCTTGCCTACTCACATAAATGTTGAtgaaaagggagacaactttaaTTGTGAAATTGTCAGTGGAAGTATAGGACATGACAGTCCTATTAGTACTCCCAACAGACCTACGGTCCATCGTTCTACCAGTACACCTGTTGGGTCTAATAAAGATTCAAACAAAGTCAGTAATTCCCAGCCTAGTACTCCTCTATCGTCAGTAAAAGATACGAACAAAGTCACTAGATCTCAACCTAGTACTCCTCTATCGTCAGTAAAAGATATGAACAAAGTCACTAGATCTCAACCTAGTACTCCTCAAGTGTCAGACAAGGATAAAAACAAAGTCACTAATTCTCAACCTACTACTCCGCAAGTGTTTGCCAAAGATGAAAATAAAGACAGTAATTCTTTTTCTCAGAAAAATACTGACAAATCAACTAATGACAGGAATAAAGTCAGAAATTCTCAGTCCACCACAGGTGAGGACAAGTCATCTATTAGTGCTCAAACCCTTACAAACAAGGACCAAACTGATATTAAACTTCCTAAAGCTACAAACAATGACCAAGTTATTGCTTCTACTGACAAGGACCCGGTAAAACTTAATAACAGTATACCTGACATTTGTTTAAATGGTACAAAAATAGAGAACGACCCTTGTTCATACAGTAGCTTTTGTGAGACACAATTAGATTTAACGGTAAATAAAGAAAGTAAAGAATCCCAAAGTGTCATTCCCGGTGGTACAGATAGAAACGAagagaaaaaacataaaaacgaGAATAGTGTTAGTTTTGTTAATAATGAAGTTACAAATTCACGAGATCCTTCAGGACAATTTAATAGTGTTGATAGTATTatagattttgaagaaaaatatggCGAAACTCCTAATAGTGTTCATAAACAAGAAATGTTAGATAACTTGCCAAAGAGTGACAATGTTGAAGATATCCATTCTGAAACGAATAGTAAAACAGACAACATTGACGATTTGTCAGATGAAAATGAAGAGGATGAGGCTGAGAAATTAAGACTGTTAAAACTTACTCTATCAGGTGTATTATTATCGACAGACGTGAAAAGTTCTGTAGATGAAAATAGTGGTATATCTAGTCCAACATCAGATGACATGGATATTGCACGTGAAATTTACATTTCAAAGGGCATGTCTGCTCCTCCTTCTAAATATACATCAACTCGTAGTCTAAATACAATCCTGGAAGATGAACTTCTGTGTGAGGAAGAACCTCAGACTAAAGCCTCGGAACTTAAGTTTGTTGAACCTTCAGAGGAATACAATATGTCTGATCCTTTCATAGACAGTTTTGAATGGGATGACTACATTGGAGATGAACTAGTGGGCCGGGTCCGTAGTAGTGACATATCTCCTAGAGAGTCCATTGATTTCCCAGATTGGACTATGGAACAAGACTCCTCTAGTCAAGACAGTGAAATTCATAATGACTCAAAAAATGAGGCTAATCGGAGTGGAAAATCAGGAAGAAAAATTAATACATCTAACTTATCAGACTCTGAG
- the LOC139489318 gene encoding tyrosine-protein kinase Abl-like isoform X4 → MVTSSRSTHVVVKMMKDDANSTEQQLFLQDLSVYREMDHPNVLKLLGQCTEASPFLTIVEYASMGDLKSYLRKERQIVKTMKDGIVRMQFLTDMASGLQCLHVNGYLHHDFACRNCVVMSNMTVKIGDYGVAEDHFREDYYDNGQDLLPIRWMAPESISLTNSIWQVTEFTKQSNMWSFGVAMFEVTEYGHQPYKDLTDEMVLQNMIKAYPTSIELPHTDDPIKSQLYQMMQLCWQDSSHRPQIEEIHAQLQKIQSEKEAADEAEFERKWAKMSTREARVVKVEVHASDISGIKHNVVDDICAADFNSNSLPTHINVDEKGDNFNCEIVSGSIGHDSPISTPNRPTVHRSTSTPVGSNKDSNKVSNSQPSTPLSSVKDTNKVTRSQPSTPLSSVKDMNKVTRSQPSTPQVSDKDKNKVTNSQPTTPQVFAKDENKDSNSFSQKNTDKSTNDRNKVRNSQSTTGEDKSSISAQTLTNKDQTDIKLPKATNNDQVIASTDKDPVKLNNSIPDICLNGTKIENDPCSYSSFCETQLDLTVNKESKESQSVIPGGTDRNEEKKHKNENSVSFVNNEVTNSRDPSGQFNSVDSIIDFEEKYGETPNSVHKQEMLDNLPKSDNVEDIHSETNSKTDNIDDLSDENEEDEAEKLRLLKLTLSGVLLSTDVKSSVDENSGISSPTSDDMDIAREIYISKGMSAPPSKYTSTRSLNTILEDELLCEEEPQTKASELKFVEPSEEYNMSDPFIDSFEWDDYIGDELVGRVRSSDISPRESIDFPDWTMEQDSSSQDSEIHNDSKNEANRSGKSGRKINTSNLSDSEVKNSPLGALASTKSPKSPLGALASTKSPKSPLGAAAHSYVKHILSNRSSNTNKNVSFYSFSHNTDQDQEHGTSTTPLYNPMDEWEI, encoded by the exons ATGGTGACGAGTAGTAGGAGTACACATGTTGTTGTTAAAATGATGAAGGATGACGCTAACTCTACAGAACAACAACTATTCCTTCAGGATCTCTCTGTCTACAG AGAGATGGACCATCCCAATGTGTTGAAGTTACTTGGACAATGTACAGAAGCCTCTCCTTTCTTAACTATTGTTGAGTATGCTAGCATG ggAGATCTGAAGAGTTACCTAAGGAAAGAACGACAGATTGTAAAAACTATGAAGGATGGTATAGTAAGGATGCAGTTTTTAACAGATATGGCCTCTGGACTACAATGTTTACATGTCAATGGATATCTTCATCA tGACTTTGCTTGTCGTAATTGTGTGGTGATGTCAAATATGACTGTCAAGATTGGGGATTATGGTGTAGCTGAAGACCACTTTAGG GAGGATTATTATGACAATGGCCAGGACCTTTTACCAATCAGATGGATGGCTCCAGAGAGTATATCTTTAACTAATTCTATTTGGCAAGTTACTGAGTTCACTAAACAGTCAAATATGTG GAGTTTTGGAGTAGCCATGTTTGAAGTAACAGAATATGGACACCAACCATATAAAGATCTCACAGATGAAATGGTCTTACAGAATATGATTAAAGCTTATCCAACAAGTATAGAGTTACCCCACACAGACGATCCTATCAAATCACAGTT GTATCAGATGATGCAGCTGTGTTGGCAGGATTCGTCACATCGTCCACAGATAGAGGAGATTCATGCTCAGCTTCAGAAGATTCAATCTGAAAAAGAGGCTGCAGATGAAGCTGAGTTTGAGAGGAAGTGGGCCAAGATGTCCACACGGGAAGCTAGAGTTGTTAAAGTTGAAGTTCATGCCAGTGATATTTCGggaataaaacataatgttgtcGATGACATTTGTGCAGCAGATTTTAATTCCAATTCCTTGCCTACTCACATAAATGTTGAtgaaaagggagacaactttaaTTGTGAAATTGTCAGTGGAAGTATAGGACATGACAGTCCTATTAGTACTCCCAACAGACCTACGGTCCATCGTTCTACCAGTACACCTGTTGGGTCTAATAAAGATTCAAACAAAGTCAGTAATTCCCAGCCTAGTACTCCTCTATCGTCAGTAAAAGATACGAACAAAGTCACTAGATCTCAACCTAGTACTCCTCTATCGTCAGTAAAAGATATGAACAAAGTCACTAGATCTCAACCTAGTACTCCTCAAGTGTCAGACAAGGATAAAAACAAAGTCACTAATTCTCAACCTACTACTCCGCAAGTGTTTGCCAAAGATGAAAATAAAGACAGTAATTCTTTTTCTCAGAAAAATACTGACAAATCAACTAATGACAGGAATAAAGTCAGAAATTCTCAGTCCACCACAGGTGAGGACAAGTCATCTATTAGTGCTCAAACCCTTACAAACAAGGACCAAACTGATATTAAACTTCCTAAAGCTACAAACAATGACCAAGTTATTGCTTCTACTGACAAGGACCCGGTAAAACTTAATAACAGTATACCTGACATTTGTTTAAATGGTACAAAAATAGAGAACGACCCTTGTTCATACAGTAGCTTTTGTGAGACACAATTAGATTTAACGGTAAATAAAGAAAGTAAAGAATCCCAAAGTGTCATTCCCGGTGGTACAGATAGAAACGAagagaaaaaacataaaaacgaGAATAGTGTTAGTTTTGTTAATAATGAAGTTACAAATTCACGAGATCCTTCAGGACAATTTAATAGTGTTGATAGTATTatagattttgaagaaaaatatggCGAAACTCCTAATAGTGTTCATAAACAAGAAATGTTAGATAACTTGCCAAAGAGTGACAATGTTGAAGATATCCATTCTGAAACGAATAGTAAAACAGACAACATTGACGATTTGTCAGATGAAAATGAAGAGGATGAGGCTGAGAAATTAAGACTGTTAAAACTTACTCTATCAGGTGTATTATTATCGACAGACGTGAAAAGTTCTGTAGATGAAAATAGTGGTATATCTAGTCCAACATCAGATGACATGGATATTGCACGTGAAATTTACATTTCAAAGGGCATGTCTGCTCCTCCTTCTAAATATACATCAACTCGTAGTCTAAATACAATCCTGGAAGATGAACTTCTGTGTGAGGAAGAACCTCAGACTAAAGCCTCGGAACTTAAGTTTGTTGAACCTTCAGAGGAATACAATATGTCTGATCCTTTCATAGACAGTTTTGAATGGGATGACTACATTGGAGATGAACTAGTGGGCCGGGTCCGTAGTAGTGACATATCTCCTAGAGAGTCCATTGATTTCCCAGATTGGACTATGGAACAAGACTCCTCTAGTCAAGACAGTGAAATTCATAATGACTCAAAAAATGAGGCTAATCGGAGTGGAAAATCAGGAAGAAAAATTAATACATCTAACTTATCAGACTCTGAGGTAAAGAACAGTCCACTTGGGGCTCTGGCTTCTACTAAAAGTCCAAAGAGTCCACTTGGGGCTCTGGCTTCTACTAAAAGTCCAAAGAGTCCGCTTGGAGCTGCTGCGCATTCTTATGTAAAACATATCCTCTCTAATCGTTCATCTAACACTAATAAGAATGTATCTTTCTACTCCTTCTCTCATAATACCGACCAGGACCAGGAGCATGGTACCAGTACTACTCCCCTATATAACCCTATGGATGAATGGGAAATATGA